Genomic DNA from Vibrio tubiashii ATCC 19109:
GCCGTCGGAACGCATTTCAGAAGCCCCAACTTGTGGAAAATGTAAAACACTACTTTTAGATGGAGCGCCCGTTGAGGGCACTGAAAGCAATTTCGAGGCTATCTTAAATAGCGATACACCAGTTGTAGTCGATTTCTGGGCCCCGTGGTGCAATCCTTGTATAGGGTTTGCTCCAGTTTTTTCTGATGTTGCTGCGGAACGAACAAAAGATGTTCGATTTGTAAAAATTGACACTGAAAGCCAGCAAAATCTCGCTGCCAAATATCAAATTAGAAGCATTCCTACCGTTATGGTCTTCAAAAACGGCAAAAGAGTCGATGTGATAAATGGCGCACTTCCTAAAGGTCAATTTGATCAATGGCTTAATCAAGCACTAGCCAAATAACAGCCTTCTTATTAGTCTAGTTTAGAGCGAGAAAACATTCACATTTTCTCGCTTTTTTCATGAATTTATTTAGCTAACGCAACGATAAATATCCTTTATCGTCATGGTCAAAAGTTTTCGTTTTACCTTTCACCTCTTTAACCCCATAGTCGCGCCGAAATTTGTTCAGTTTTACTACAACTAAAGAGGCCACGACATTGGAAAATACCCTTCAACCTGCTCCAAAAGCTCGCATTTCTGTACCGGTTATAGCGCTTGCTCTTTATGCGGTCGCGTCGGGATATTTGATGAGCTTAATTCCTTTGATGCTTTCTGAGTATAACTTGGACTCATCGCTGGCTAGTTGGCTCGCCAGTGTTTTCTATGCGGGGCTATTGATTGGCGCGGCTGGCGTCGAGCCTTTGGTTAAAACAGTGGGCCACCGGAACGCCTTTGTCTGGTGCTTAATGACGTTTATTGCCACCATTATGGTTTTACCATTGGCCGCCAATGTCACGGTTTGGCTTGTTGCTCGTTTTATTGCGGGTGTTGCTGTCGCAGGCGTGTTTGTCATTGTTGAGTCTTGGTTACTACACGGTGACGAAAGCGCTCGAGCGAGAAGACTTGGGCTGTATATGGGCTCTCTTTACGGTGGTAGCGCAATCGGCCAGTTGGGTATTGGCATTATTGGGATCTCTGGTGGTGTACCATTTATTGCAATCGTCACCTTATTGTTACTTGCTGTAGTCGTACTTGTTTTCGGTGACAGCGACCAACCGGAAAGTGAACATAGCACGCCACTGTCACTAAAGCAGATTAGCAAGTTGAATCATGCCGCGATCATTGGTTGTGTGGTTTCTGGCCTCACTCTCGGCGCGATTTACGGGTTGATGCCAGTTGAACTGCAAAATCGTGGCATTGAACATAGCGATATTGGTGGCCTGATGGCTGTCGTCATACTTGGTGGTATGGCCGTTCAACCAATCGTGCCTTGGCTATCCAAATTCCTTGGGCGTACGTTACTTATGGCTCTGTTCTGTCTACTAGGCGTAGCAGCCATTACGTTCACTTCAATGGTCACCGGGCTTCAAGCTTTAGGAATGGGGCTATTTCTATTGGGTATGGCGACTTTCGCTCTGTATCCAGTCGCGATCAACCTTGGTTGCGACAAACTTGATGCCAACTACATCGTATCTGCGACTCAGGTGATGCTGTTTAGCTACAGCATTGGATCAGTGACAGGTCCTGTTGCGGCGGACGGGTTTATGGCAGGTTCTCAAGGCTTGATGGGCTACCTGTTCGCGGCACTTCTCGCGACTTGTATCTACATGCTAATCGCCAGCATCAAGACTAAACATCAAGCGGTCGCTGGGGAATAACAGCCAACTCGTGTTAAGGGACGCTTATTGCGTCCCCTTTTCTTCGAGCTTTCTCTGGTGTCTGTTTGACGCGCCAGCTTCGGGCTTTTTGGGAACAGGTTTGCGTTCATGTAGTAGATGGCGAATAGCCAAAATCGGATGCGGCAGCAACATTCTTGGTCCAGAATATCTCATGACTTGGCGCATTTGCTCTTTCTGATCTGCTTTATAACAATGAATCGGGCATTGATTACAGGTGGGCTTACTCTGTCCGTAGGGACAACGATCCAATTTAGTTTCAGCATATTCAAGCAAGCTTTGACACTCAACGCACAGCCTATCCTTGCTGCCGTGGTGCGCACGGCAATAAATAAACATCATTGCGCGAACCGTTTTGAATTCGGTCAACAACTCACCACGAAGAATATTTGAAACAGCCATAGTTATTCTCGGCAAAGACTCAGTTGGTACAATAATAAGTCTACTGTATCACTCAACGTATCTTGAACTTTGACATAGGTAAAACCAAGTTTAGATAGTAAGGCTCGGCTTCCCTTATTGTCAGAAGTGGTAATCGCGACCAAATCTTCAATTATATTGGTTTCACACGCGTAGTTGATGACCGCTTTTCCCGCCTCATACCCATAGCCTTTGCCGTATGAGCTTGGCATAAAGCCATAACCGATGTCGTAAGCGTCAAGTTCGGGCCGTTTGATTAAGCCACATACGCCAATCTTTTCACCACTCTCTGTGACTTCCACTAGCAATAGACAAACGCCAAACTCTCTATGCATGCCCAGTATTTTTTCCTCAATGTACACTCTGGCATCGCTTTCACTGCGGATGTTCTTGTCACCAATAAACTGCAAAAAGTCTTCGCTGTTGTAGAGTTCATGAATAAATGGGGCATCTTTAAGTTCAACCATTCTCAGCGTCAAACGCTCAGATTGCAGTGTACGCATGGCAAAATTTCCGTCTATTTTTGTCCGAGGCTTGAGCTTACCACCTACAATTAACGTAGAACATGTGTAACAAGCACATTTTTATAGGCCATCACCGGAGGATTGTCGTTATGCGTGCTGCACTGCTATTCACCGTTGCGCTACTCAACTCAACCATGAGCTGGACCTACCCTTCTTATTCCGCTGAATGGTCACACCGCAGCGTGATCTACTTTGCCCCTACCAATGACGAGCACGTAAAACAGTTTCTGTTAGAAACACTGATTAATGAATGTGAGCTTCAAGACAGAGACCTAATCACTCTAGTGGTCACTGAAGACGGCTTTAGTATGCCTAAATGGGTAAAGCATGAGTTTAACCTCAAAGCACTGTTTAATATGTATGATGTTGAGCCTGGCTCTCACACTGCTGTATTAATTGGTAAAGATGGCGGAGAAAAGCTTCGTTGGGGAAAACATACTGACTGGGAGCATGTGAAACAAACCATCGACGTGATGCCGATGCGACGCTATGAAATGGCGAAGAAAGTTAGCCCTTGTTCTGCATAAAAAAGACTCTCTCCACAACCTCTTATTCTAAAACCTTATTGTTTAATTATGAAAATTAATTAACAGAATATAAAATTTGACACAATTTGTTACGCCACATAAGATTCACGCCCTCAATAGGTGCTTATATAAAATTACAATCGCACCGATCACACATTCATAACTAAGATGTAAATAATGAATTTTAAACTCTCTATTGCTGCTCTTGCACTTCTAAGCGGCTCTTTCGCCGTGTCTGCACAAAACAACTGGTATGTTGGTTTTGATGCTCATTCAAGTAAACTAGACCTAGACTCTGAAGTTTCAGCATTCTCGACAATTAGCTCGGGCGCGAAGAACGCCGATGATAGCGGCGCAGGTCTTTCAATCATGCTTGGACGTAAGGTGAACGAATGGCTGGCTATCGAAGCAAACTTAAGCCACGATTACATCGACCTTCTAGACTATTCAAATTATTACGATATTGGCGGCGGTGCTCAAGGTTACGAATACCAGCTCCATGACGCTAGAATCTATTCGTTCGATCTTGGAGCTAAGATGAGCTATGCCACAGGCTTCGATCTGAACTTATACGCGAAACCCGGGATTGGATACACGCGTACGGAACTAGAACTGAATGGTGGCTCATCACATCCAGACATCAAAGGCGACAAAGATGTGACCAACAATAAAGTTCATTTCAACCTAGAACTCGGTGCTGAATACTTTTTCACAGACTCTTTTTCAGCCAACCTTGCTTACGAGCGCAAGTTCAATGCCGTCGATTTTTCAATCGAAGGATACAAATTTGGAGATATGGACCAAGACCGTATTAAAGGTGGCGTTCGCTACTACTTCTAACGCCTAAAATTGTTGATTGCACGGATAGACCTCGAAAGTAGTGAGGTCTATCTAGACGCGCTCAAATTTCAGATACAAAAAAACCAGCCTAAGCTGGTTACTTTCTCTTAAGAGAATGGAGGCGCGTCCCGGAGTCGAACCGAGGTCCACGGATTTGCAATCCGCTGCATAGCCACTCTGCCAACGCGCCTCAAATTGTGCTTTTTTACCTAACTAGCTTTAGCCAGAAAAGTAGATGGTGCCCCGGGCCGGACTTGAACCGGCACAGCGCGAACGCCGAGGGATTTTAAATCCCTTGTGTCTACCAATTCCACCACCAGGGCAACGCTAAAAGCGATGGTACACCACCATTCCCACAAGCAACGTCGCGAGAACGAGGTGTACTTTAACGGAATAAATTTTCCGGTCAATCAATTAATTTCTATTTTTGTTCAAATGGTTAAAAAGAACACCGCATCGACCAACATACCGTCAATACGGTGGTTTTATCAGCGCGATGGTTTTATTAAAGTGATAATGTTACAACGCCCTGCTCTACTTCTACCGGGTAAACCGTTAACTTTATTGTTGGCTCTTCCACACACACGCCACTACTGAGATTGAAGTGCTGTTTGTAGAGTGGAGAAGCAACACATAACTCACCATTAATATCCCCAACTATTCCTCGACAAAGCACATAGGCCTTACCAATTGGGTCCCAATTCTGGATAGCGAAAACACCTTGGTTCGGAATATAGAACACTGCGACCTGTTCACCGTCTATCAGAGCGCCTCGACCTTGGTAAGGTGAAAGATCCGATAGTCTGCATATGTTTAGTTTCTCAGCGACTTCCATTACACTTCCTCCTTCACTGGAATGCGTTGCCCGCGTACTCTTTGATAAGGAAGTACTTGGCTAGCTTCTTCTGCATTAATAAACGGTTTGAACTTAACCAGTTTGTCACTGTTTTCGAGCGTGCTCTTCCATTCACATTGGTAGGTATCAACAACATGTTGCATCTGAGCTTCAAGCGAATCAGCAATACTCAGTGAGTCTTCAATCACCACTTGTTTTAAGTAGTCTAAGCCACCTTCTAGATTTTCCATCCATACCGAGGTTCTTTGTAAACGATCCGCCGTTCGAACGTAGAACATCAAGACACGATCAATTAACGCGACCAGTTCTGCTTTAGACAGGTCAGAGGCAATTAGGTCAGCATGTCTTGGCCTCATGCCTCCGTTACCACACACATAAAGATTCCAGCCGTTCTCAGTGGCGATGACGCCAATATCTTTACTTTGTGCTTCAGCACATTCACGGGTACACCCGGATACTGCGAACTTGATTTTGTGCGGTGCGCGCAGCCCTTTGTAACGATTTTCCAATTCGATTGCTAAGCCAACCGAGTCATCGACGCCATAGCGACACCAAGTCGAACCAACGCAGGATTTAACCGTTCTCAGTGACTTACCATACGCGTGGCCGGTCTCAAATCCCGCATCAATTAGCGCTTGCCAGATATCCGGTAGCTGTTCGACTTGCGCACCAAACAAATCAACACGCTGACCACCGGTTATCTTGGTGTATAAGTCGTACTTCTTCGCCACTTCACCTAATGCGATCAATTTGTCAGGCGTAATTTCTCCCCCTGCTACTCTAGGGACAACCGAGTAAGATCCATCTTTTTGCAGGTTTGCCATAAAGGCGTCGTTAGAGTCTTGCAGCGAACTGTGTTGCGGCTCCATGATGTGCTCATTCCATAACGAGGCAAACACTGATGCAGCGGTGGGTTTACAAAGATCACAGCCGTAACCTTTACCGTGTTTCTCGATTAGGGTATCAAAGTCTTTAATCTCTTCGACTTGGCAAATATGGAATAGCTCTTGGCGCGACAACTCAAAATGCTCACAGATATGATTGTTGACCTCGACGCCCATCGCAGTCAGCTCAGCATCTAAGACACTTTTCACCATGTTGCTACAGCCGCCACAACCTGTGCCCGCTTTGGTTTTTGCCTTGAGGGTGTCAAGATCATGAGCGCCAGCCTGTATTGCATTAACCAGATCACCTTTACTCACGTTGTGACACGAACAAATAATTGCGGTATCTGCCATTTCGCCATTAAGCATTCCCGTGTCAAAAAGTAGGTTTGCCGCATGGTCAGCAAGGGTCGTTTTATTTAGATAGCATTGCAGTAAAGCGTCATAGTCTGAGTTATCCCCAACAAGAATGGCGCCTAGTAGCTTGGTTCCGCTCTCATCAACCACGAGTTTTTTATACACACCAGCAACCGCATCTTGCAGTACCATCTCCTGCGCGCCATCCGTCGCTTTATGCGCATCACCAATCGAAGCGACATCGACACCGAGTAGCTTCAACTTGGTGCTCATATCTGCACCGGTGAAGCCTGCGTTTTCACGACCAACGAGCTTATCGGCTACAACGCGAGCCATGGTATAACCCGGAGCCACCAATCCAAATATCTTCTCTTGCCAAAGCGCACATTCTCCAATAGCAAAAATGCTCTCATCACTAGTTCGGCATTGATCATCAATGACAATGCCGCCGCGCTCACCAATATTGATACCCGCCTGCCTAGCCAGTGCGTCTTGCGGTCGAATACCAGCGGAGAAGACAATGACGTCTACTTCGAGAGGATCAGCGTCTTTAAACACCATCCGATGTGTTGCACCTTCGCCATCACAGATTTTCTCGGTTGCCGTAGAAGTGTGAACCGTTAATCCTAGCTCTTCTATCTTCTCTTTTAGAACTAAGCCCGCACCATCATCAAGTTGAACAGGCATCAAACGCGGCGCGAATTCCACGACGTGGGTTTCCACCCCCAGCAGTTTCAAGGCGTTTGCAGCTTCTAAGCCGAGTAATCCACCACCAATTACAGCACCAGTCTTCGCGCCCTGACACGCTGTTTTTATTTCAGAAAGATCATCTAACGTTCGATAAACAAAGATATTGTCTCTATCGTGACCTTCAATAGGCGGTACGAATGGATAAGAACCTGTTGCGAGCACGAGCTGATCGTATCCTATGACACTGTCCTCATCTAAAACCAAGCGTTTGTTGTCCCGTTCGATTTTGGTTACTTGGCTGCCTAGCATCAACTCTATGCCATGTTTGCTGTACCACTCTTCACTGCTTAACATCAGATCTTGATGGCTGTTGCCAGAAAATAGCGATGAGAGTTGAACTCGGTCATAGGCGATGAAACGCTCTTCACCAATCACCGTAATGCGCTTTTCAAGGTGAGCACCTCGTTCAACAAGCTGAGCAACAAGGTGATGCCCAACCATACCGTTACCGACGATTACTACATGTTCCATTGTCTGACTCCTTTATGCCGTCTTAGCGGGTACTTCGAGCTCTTTCTGCTCGGCACTTTTAGGTTGAGTACTTGGTTTAGACTGCTTTTCATACAAGAAACGCAGCACTGACTGACGGTATTTCTGATACTGCGGGTCATCAGCAAGCGCAACACGGTTACGTGGGCGGGGCAAATCTATCTCTAACACTTCACCAATGGTTGCCGCAGGGCCATTAGTCATCATCACGATCTTGTCTGAAAGCAGTACCGCTTCATCCACATCATGGGTAATCATAATCACGGTATTGTTCAGCTCGGCTTGGATTTTCATCAGTGAGTCTTGCAGATGAGCACGAGTCAGTGCATCAAGCGCGCCAAAGGGTTCATCCATCAAAAGGACTTTTGGCTGAAGTGCAAGCGCGCGGGCAATGCCGACTCGCTGCTTCATACCGCCTGAGATTTCATCAGGCTTTTTATCCGCAGCGTGAGACATTTGAATCAAGTCGAGATAATGTTCGACCTGCTCTTTGATCCACTGTTTAGAACTTTGTTCAGAAGTGGTGTTTTGAGACAGCTGGCCCTGTGCAATCTGCTTTACTGCCAGCTCTACATTTTGATAAACCGTTAACCAAGGCAATAACGAATGATTTTGAAACACGACAGCGCGCTCTGGCCCTGGTCCACTGACCTCACGACCATCAACAATCACTCCGCCATCCGTAGGCAGGTGGAGACCCGCCACTAGATTAAGTACTGTCGATTTTCCGCAACCTGAGTGTCCAATCAGAGAAATAAACTCGCCTTTATTAATCTGAAGATTGACGTTTTTTAAGGCGATAAATTCGCCATTCGGGGTTGGGAACCTCATCCCCAACTGAGTTAAATCGAGTAGTGCTTTAGACATAGGAAACTCCTTTTATCGCAATGCCTGTTGCTTATTCCAAGACAACCATTTCTGTAGTTGCAACATGCCTCGGTCTAGCAGTAAACCAATGAAACCAATCGTGATGACAGCGACCATAATGCGCCCCAATGAAGCCGAGCTGCCATTCTGGAACTCATCCCAAACAAACTTTCCTAGTCCCGGGTTTTGCGCCAGCATCTCTGCGGCGATGAGTACCATCCATGCGATACCGAGCGATAAGCGCAATCCGGTAAAGATCATCGGAATCGCAGATGGAAGTACGATGACTCTGATATGTTGCCACCAAGATAACTGCAGCACTTTGCTGACATTGATAAGATCTTTATCCACGCTAGTGACGCCGACGGCCGTATTAATCAGTGTTGGCCACAAACTACACAGGGCAACTGTCAGCAATGAGTTGACAAACGATTTTGCGAACATTGGGTCATCACTGACGTAAGTTGCACTCACCACCATAGTGACTATCGGGAGCCACGCCAGTGGAGAGACAGGTTTAAGCAATTGAATAATGGGGTTAAATGCCTGATAAGCACCTTGGTTTAAGCCAAGGACAATACCTAGCGGTATAGCAATCAAAGTAGCCAATATAAATCCACTGGCGACCGTTATGAGGCTAGTCACTATTTGATCAAAGAATGTGGGCTTCCCCGTGTAAGGTCTAATCTTGACCTTAGCATCAGGATTTTTTGCTAGCTTTGCAGCATTACGTTTTTCTTGTCGCTCGATAAAGGCGACTTCTTTTTTTCTTTCATCCCAATGCTCTACCACTAAGTTACTGAATTGCTGGTAGGTTTGAGCCGGACCAGGAAGTGTTCCTAGTGAAGTTTCTACCTGACGTGCACTTAAATGCCACATCATCAAGAACATCAAGATTCCAATCACAGGTAACAAAAAAGCTTTGCTCTTGTTCGCCACCAACTGCTTACTCGGAATAAGTGAGATTACATTGCTCGACATAACAACTCCTATACATCCTTGTTATTGTTTTGTCGGAGGGGACTCGCCCCTCCTCAATTTGTTTTAAACTTTGTCTTTGCCTTTCAGACCGATTGAGAACTTCTCTAGATACGCATTAGGCGAGCGGCCGTCATAGACGATGTTGTCGATAAAATGTGTTTGCGGAGCGCGGAAACCATCTTCAGTGGCAAAATCTGGGAAGTCTTTGCTGTTGAGTACCCCGTCTTCAATCAGCGCTTGTGCAGCTTGTTGGTAGATATCTGGGCGATAAACCTCTTTCGCGACATCCATATACCAATCATCAGATTTTTCTTCAGGAATTTGTCCCCAGCGGCGCATTTGGGTCAGATACCAAATCGCATCGCTGTAATAAGGGTAAGTGGCGTTGTGGCGGAAGAATACATTGAAATCTGGCACTTCTCGGACATTGCCTTTTTCGTACTCAAAAGTACCTGTCATCGAGTTCGCTATCACTTCGAAATCTGCGCCAACATATTCGCTTTTTGCTAACAGTTTGACTGCTTCAACTCGGTTGGCGTTGTTGTTCTCATCCAACCAATGAGCAGCTCGGATAAGCGCTTTCACCACACGAATGTGTGTGTTGGGGTATTTTTCTGCCCACGATTTGGAGACGCCAAAAACTTTCTCAGGGTTGTTTTTCCAGATCTCATAGTCGGTCACAACTGGCGCGCCAATACCTTTAAACACTGCCTGCTGATTCCAAGGTTCACCAACGCAGTAACCTTCAATCGTACCGGCTTCCATCGTCGCAGGCATTTGTGGTGGTGGAGTTACACTAAGCAGTACGTCTGCGTTGAGTTGCCCACTGTTATCACCTGACTTGGGCGCGTAGTAACCTGGGTGTATACCACCCGCAGCAAGCCAATAACGCAGTTCATAGTTGTGAGTAGAGACAGGAAACACCATTCCCATGTTGAACGGTTTACCTTTATCAAGATAACTCTCGACAACAGGTTTAAGTGCGTCTGCCTTAATTGGGTGAACTAACTTTCCATCTGCCTCGGTCGGAATATTGGGTTTCATCTGCTGCCATGTTTTGTTTGAAACCGTAATCGCATTACCGTTGAGATCCATACTGAATGCGGTAATCACTTCCGCTTGGGTGCCAATGCCAATTGTTGCGCCTAACGGTTGCCCTGACAGCATGTGTGCGCCATCAAGCTCACCGTCAATCACTCTATCGAGCAAGACTTTCCAGTTCGCTTGCGCTTCTAACGTCACGTACAAGCCTTCGTCTTCGAAATAACCTTTCTCATAGGCAACAGCGAGTGGCGCCATATCGGTAAGTTTAATAAAGCCAAATTTAAGGTCTTCGAGTTCCGGCTCACCCAACTCGGCCAAGGTGCTAGGCACATAAAAGGTGGTGGTTAACGCTGCACCCACCAGAGTACGCTTGATTGCTGACTTCCATTTCATAACTTTTCTCCAATAAAAAAGGCGCTACGCCTCCGAAGAGTCGTAGCGCCATTGCATCCTTGTCGATTACCGCCGTTGATAATGTAAGGTTACGATTGAACAGATTGTTTCTAATCTAAGTATTCCAAGTTGCGTGCCAACTTATTTAACACTTTATATTCAATAACTTATCCTTTCCCCTTTTCAATCTTACCTTCAGTTTGCTTAGTAATAGTGCACTTCGCACCAATGCGGAATTTTTCTTATAATCCCAAAGTGGTAGTTGAGCTATTTTAGCGCCTCTAAAGTTTGCAGTAGATTTTTCGCTACTTGCGCCAAGGTTTGACTCGATTGCATCGCTGATTTTCTCATCGCTTTGTAAGCCGCATCTTCATCGACTTGGTGCATTTTCATCAGTAGCCCTTTTGCTCGCTCGATGATCTTTCTTTCTTCTAATCGCAGCTCAAGCTGTTCGATTTCATCTTCAAGAGCAACCACTGAACGGCGAATCTGGCACGCATTAGCTATCCAAGGAGTCAAACAAAATTCGGTATCTGCCGGAACGAGGACATAATCCATTCTTTCCGGTAAGCGACTGATATCATTAGAGTCGAGTTGCTTCAACACCACCAAGAGTGGATGCTTTCTAACACGGCATTCTTCAATAACCACGCGCAGTTCAGCACTAGGTTGCAACCAACCCACAACGACATAAGCGTTGGGTTCTCGGTCCAACATTTGTTCAAACTGATTAAGTTGGCAACTGATGATATTGTCAAACTCTTGAGCGAGCAGCGTCGATAATCGTGCCAATTCTTCAACACGATCACTGCAAATAATGAGTGGATTTTTGGAGAGATTTTTGTGCATGAACATTCCTTGTTTTGCTCTCTATCTAAAACAGACATAACAAGGAATGTGCCAATTGTTCTATTTACTGGCTGTCACAGTAACCAGACCAGAGTAGATAGGCCTTTTCAAATGACTTTTCTAGATCGTTTAACTCAGCAAACAATGTCGTCGCCATTGTCGAAACCACTGTATTGGCCATCATATTAAGATCAATATCTGCCGTACCAAACTGGCACTTTTTAGGCAAAGGAATGTCAGTCAGTATACGTTCGGTCCAATAATGCGATTCAACACCTGTCGGCGTGCTCACCCAAACGGTTTGGCTGACTTTAGGGTTGTATTCTGATTCGCCAGATTGTCCTTTAAAAGAGACGACGGCGTGTCGGGTTAATCCTATCTCGCTTTCGACTTCAGCATGCAGTTGTTGGAAGCCTGGATGAAAGCTGCCGCGCAACCCCAGTTTTGCGCCGCCCGGGTTTAAAGCTCTGACGACCGTGTTGATCGGTGTACGCAAACCATAGCGATTCTTCCAGCCAATCATGGTTTCAGCTTGTGGAGCAAAATGCATAAGAGGTAGATAAGCAATACGCTTAGTCTCTAGTAGCTGTTTCGCCTCTTGCGGTGACTGGGCAACCTCAATACCAAAAGCATCGAGATAATCTTCAGCATGTAATCGTCCGGCGGGCCTATCGTGATAACCATGTAACAATACTTTGTAGCCGCTGTCTGCAAGGATCTTGGCTGATAATAGGTGCCAAGGTTGCCCTGCACTTTTGCGTTTACCTGCATAACACGGCCAGTCAATATCAGCGCCCAAGCTAGGGACACGAGACTGA
This window encodes:
- a CDS encoding glycosyl transferase family protein codes for the protein MSSILECIRTVGRGERGRKPLTFDQAYQIMDEYLDGQCGDDQMAMLLMLIRVQNETKQEIAGFVKAFQSRVPSLGADIDWPCYAGKRKSAGQPWHLLSAKILADSGYKVLLHGYHDRPAGRLHAEDYLDAFGIEVAQSPQEAKQLLETKRIAYLPLMHFAPQAETMIGWKNRYGLRTPINTVVRALNPGGAKLGLRGSFHPGFQQLHAEVESEIGLTRHAVVSFKGQSGESEYNPKVSQTVWVSTPTGVESHYWTERILTDIPLPKKCQFGTADIDLNMMANTVVSTMATTLFAELNDLEKSFEKAYLLWSGYCDSQ
- a CDS encoding ANTAR domain-containing response regulator, whose translation is MHKNLSKNPLIICSDRVEELARLSTLLAQEFDNIISCQLNQFEQMLDREPNAYVVVGWLQPSAELRVVIEECRVRKHPLLVVLKQLDSNDISRLPERMDYVLVPADTEFCLTPWIANACQIRRSVVALEDEIEQLELRLEERKIIERAKGLLMKMHQVDEDAAYKAMRKSAMQSSQTLAQVAKNLLQTLEALK
- a CDS encoding CmpA/NrtA family ABC transporter substrate-binding protein, whose product is MKWKSAIKRTLVGAALTTTFYVPSTLAELGEPELEDLKFGFIKLTDMAPLAVAYEKGYFEDEGLYVTLEAQANWKVLLDRVIDGELDGAHMLSGQPLGATIGIGTQAEVITAFSMDLNGNAITVSNKTWQQMKPNIPTEADGKLVHPIKADALKPVVESYLDKGKPFNMGMVFPVSTHNYELRYWLAAGGIHPGYYAPKSGDNSGQLNADVLLSVTPPPQMPATMEAGTIEGYCVGEPWNQQAVFKGIGAPVVTDYEIWKNNPEKVFGVSKSWAEKYPNTHIRVVKALIRAAHWLDENNNANRVEAVKLLAKSEYVGADFEVIANSMTGTFEYEKGNVREVPDFNVFFRHNATYPYYSDAIWYLTQMRRWGQIPEEKSDDWYMDVAKEVYRPDIYQQAAQALIEDGVLNSKDFPDFATEDGFRAPQTHFIDNIVYDGRSPNAYLEKFSIGLKGKDKV